A genomic stretch from Solenopsis invicta isolate M01_SB chromosome 15, UNIL_Sinv_3.0, whole genome shotgun sequence includes:
- the LOC105207852 gene encoding cuticle protein 2: protein MKALIFLIITVAMTLAIPTHYLYRGPPAPLSHDGRVVDTPEVAHAKAVHLAAVAEAAARVPHSVAPYSKNRDYHGYAKPISVGHQSYHSGYGYHGPPAPLDHDGRVIDTPEVARAKAAHLAAYNHIASKTPVAYDHSQIYKPPIYSRDGYYGDHRSDDDGAINGYDDDY from the exons ATGAAGGCCTTG ATCTTTTTAATCATCACCGTTGCCATGACTTTGGCTATTCCGACGCATTATCTATACCGCGGACCACCGGCGCCTCTAAGCCACGATGGGAGGGTCGTGGACACGCCGGAAGTAGCACACGCCAAAGCGGTGCATCTCGCCGCCGTAGCGGAAGCTGCCGCGAGGGTTCCGCACAGCGTGGCTCCCTACTCGAAAAACAGAGACTATCACGGATATGCGAAACCCATATCGGTTGGTCATCAGAGCTACCACAGCGGATACGGATATCACGGGCCACCTGCTCCGTTAGATCACGAC GGTCGCGTAATAGACACGCCGGAAGTGGCCCGAGCGAAAGCCGCTCATCTGGCGGCTTACAATCACATAGCTTCCAAGACACCTGTCGCGTACGATCATTCGCAGATTTACAAGCCACCGATTTACAGCCGCGACGGCTATTACGGCGACCACCGGTCCGACGACGACGGGGCGATTAACGGTTACGACGACGATTATTGA